GGCAACACGGAAAAGGCCAACCAGGCGTTCGCGCGTGCGGTGGGCCTGGCGCCGGATGAAGTGCCATTGCTGGTGGAAGCCGCGCAGGCGCGCGCCCAGGCTGACCCGTCGAAACGTTTCGACGATGTGGCCCTGCAATGGCTGCGCCATGCCCAGCAGGTCGATCCGAGCAGCGAGCGCGCCGGTTGGTTGATCGGCATCGCGCAGCGCCAGCGTGGGCAGGATGCGGAAGCGGCGGCGACGTGGGAAGCGTTGCTGCCGCGCCTGGAACCGGCTGCGGCGAACGCGCTTCGGGAGCAGATTGCGGTTGCGCGGAGCAAGGCGGGAGACTCGCCTGCCCCGGTGCCGGCCGAACCCCGCGCCAAGGCATTGAACATCTCGGTGACGCTGGGCAAAGGCATCGACAAGGCCACGTTGCCGGCGGACGCCACCGTATTCGTCATCGCCCGCATGCCCAACGGCCCACCGATGCCGGTAGCGGTGCAGAAGCACCGGCTGGCCGACCTGCCGCTGCAGGTCACCCTGGGCGACGGCGACAGCCCGATGCCGACGGCGAAACTGTCGTGGCTGGAGGAGGTCGAAGTGTTCGCCCGGATCTCCGCCAGCGGCCAGGCGAACCGGCAGGAGGGAGATATCGATTCGCC
This portion of the Stenotrophomonas aracearum genome encodes:
- a CDS encoding tetratricopeptide repeat protein, with the protein product MVSAWMQVIAGLCAAVVAMVVLWPLRRSGRRGPFLAAVIALGVAGVALYMLVGTPKAMDAVAEPGPASLEQGVRELEAALAREPQRADGWALLGRSELALGNTEKANQAFARAVGLAPDEVPLLVEAAQARAQADPSKRFDDVALQWLRHAQQVDPSSERAGWLIGIAQRQRGQDAEAAATWEALLPRLEPAAANALREQIAVARSKAGDSPAPVPAEPRAKALNISVTLGKGIDKATLPADATVFVIARMPNGPPMPVAVQKHRLADLPLQVTLGDGDSPMPTAKLSWLEEVEVFARISASGQANRQEGDIDSPVVRVKLPHDGRVEITL